The Pedobacter roseus genome contains a region encoding:
- a CDS encoding ArnT family glycosyltransferase yields the protein MNLKDTSLYKILIALIALVSILALFGGVMEPDSALYASIAKNMVLRNDWINIYVRGADWLDKPHLTFGLAAASFKIFGITAFAYKLPSFLFGLLGAWYLYKLTKDIYNEKTGLISALIFLSSLHILISTFDVRAEVYITTFTLAAIYHYYKAHQSPFWHIVAGSFFAACAIMIKGIFVLIPVFGGFIIYWLLTKQFKQLLKPKWWIAIALIFVFIIPELYTLYIQFDLHPEKVVFGKTGVSGLKFFFWDSQFGRFFNNGPIKGKGDFSFFLHTTLWAFLPWSILFYTAVVNLFKKKNRVDLPAESIMIWTSAAITFLLFSLSKFQLPHYILIILPQFAIITALYLQKLEGKSLKVFFTVQNVLAVLIVLILSAIAVFFGFTNNYIAIAVLVILLTVSFLIFKGLKTENLLARSSMISVGLMIFLSAFFYPSVLKYESGMQAGKWLKENYPDAKASVLMHPDAYSFDFYANGEPKYFWSYEELNKSKDEKDLVIYTPESELERLKTEYHAEVLKSFEYYHITKLTGKFINAKTRPQVLEHFYLVKIH from the coding sequence ATGAACTTGAAAGACACCTCCCTATATAAAATTTTAATTGCCCTGATTGCTTTAGTGAGTATATTGGCACTTTTTGGTGGGGTAATGGAACCCGATTCTGCACTTTATGCATCCATAGCTAAAAATATGGTGTTGCGTAATGATTGGATCAATATTTATGTTAGAGGTGCAGATTGGTTAGACAAACCACACTTAACTTTTGGGCTGGCCGCTGCCTCATTTAAAATTTTCGGGATTACGGCTTTTGCTTATAAACTTCCTTCCTTTTTATTTGGGTTATTGGGTGCATGGTACCTTTACAAACTGACAAAAGACATTTACAATGAAAAAACAGGATTGATTAGCGCCCTGATTTTTTTAAGTTCGCTGCATATCCTTATTTCAACTTTTGATGTACGTGCCGAGGTTTATATTACCACATTTACGCTGGCCGCCATTTATCATTATTACAAAGCACATCAAAGTCCTTTCTGGCATATTGTTGCCGGATCGTTTTTTGCTGCCTGTGCGATTATGATTAAAGGCATATTTGTGCTGATCCCCGTTTTTGGTGGTTTTATCATTTACTGGTTATTAACCAAACAGTTTAAACAGCTATTAAAGCCAAAATGGTGGATTGCCATTGCATTGATTTTTGTTTTTATTATTCCAGAACTCTATACTCTATATATTCAGTTCGATTTACACCCGGAGAAGGTAGTTTTTGGAAAAACGGGTGTTTCGGGTTTAAAATTTTTCTTTTGGGACAGCCAGTTTGGCCGGTTTTTTAATAACGGACCAATAAAAGGCAAAGGCGATTTTTCATTCTTTTTACACACTACCCTTTGGGCCTTTCTACCCTGGTCGATACTTTTTTATACTGCGGTGGTTAATCTTTTCAAAAAGAAAAACCGGGTTGATTTACCAGCAGAAAGCATCATGATCTGGACGAGTGCAGCAATTACCTTTCTATTGTTTTCACTTTCTAAATTCCAGTTGCCGCATTATATTTTAATCATTTTGCCACAGTTTGCTATCATTACGGCTTTGTACTTACAGAAACTGGAGGGAAAAAGTTTAAAAGTATTTTTTACCGTTCAAAATGTACTGGCAGTTTTAATTGTTTTGATTCTATCTGCTATTGCTGTCTTTTTTGGTTTTACAAATAATTATATAGCAATTGCTGTTTTAGTTATTTTACTGACCGTATCCTTTTTAATTTTCAAAGGATTAAAAACTGAAAATCTGCTGGCAAGAAGTAGTATGATTTCGGTTGGCTTAATGATTTTTCTTTCTGCTTTTTTCTATCCATCGGTTTTGAAATACGAATCGGGCATGCAGGCTGGTAAATGGTTAAAAGAAAATTATCCAGATGCAAAGGCTTCTGTATTGATGCATCCTGATGCTTATTCGTTCGATTTTTATGCCAATGGAGAACCGAAATACTTTTGGAGTTACGAGGAGCTGAATAAATCTAAAGATGAAAAAGATCTTGTGATTTACACCCCGGAATCAGAACTCGAAAGATTAAAAACCGAATACCACGCCGAAGTGTTAAAATCATTTGAATATTACCACATTACCAAATTAACAGGTAAATTCATCAATGCCAAAACACGCCCGCAGGTTTTAGAACATTTTTATTTGGTTAAAATACATTAG
- a CDS encoding EamA family transporter, with amino-acid sequence MLKGILLVFFGACSFGILSTFVKLAYHEGYTLGDVTGAQAFFGAVILWVLFFFQSRTTAYKAKAVPAKTPWWKMVIAGTCTGLVSIFYYQCVKLVPNSVAIILLMQFIWMSILMEYLIFKKKPTVLQLAAILLVLGGTVLASGMVETSIGSMDLKGIGFGLLAALCYAGFLLLSGRIGNEYAPLKKSALMITGACILIFIIFPPTFLFNGALGGSLLKWGLIISVFGTVIPPLFYAEGVPRIGTAISSILSAAELPVAVMMAGFVLQEQVSFLRWVGVVVILSAMVLPNLKYLKKK; translated from the coding sequence ATGTTAAAAGGAATTCTCCTTGTTTTTTTTGGTGCCTGCAGTTTTGGTATCCTCTCTACTTTTGTTAAACTCGCTTATCACGAAGGTTATACTTTAGGTGATGTTACCGGGGCCCAGGCTTTCTTCGGAGCCGTAATTTTATGGGTGTTATTTTTCTTCCAAAGTAGAACAACGGCTTACAAAGCTAAAGCGGTTCCTGCTAAAACGCCCTGGTGGAAAATGGTAATCGCAGGAACCTGTACAGGTTTGGTGAGTATCTTTTACTATCAATGCGTAAAATTGGTGCCTAATTCGGTTGCCATTATTTTATTAATGCAGTTTATATGGATGAGTATCTTAATGGAATACCTCATTTTTAAAAAGAAACCTACCGTCTTACAGTTAGCGGCTATTTTATTGGTTTTAGGAGGTACTGTATTGGCCAGCGGAATGGTAGAAACCAGCATTGGAAGTATGGATTTAAAAGGCATTGGTTTCGGCTTGCTGGCTGCACTGTGTTATGCAGGCTTTTTACTATTGAGCGGTAGGATAGGAAATGAATATGCTCCGCTAAAGAAAAGTGCCCTGATGATAACCGGTGCCTGTATATTAATCTTCATCATCTTCCCGCCAACATTTTTATTTAATGGTGCTTTGGGAGGAAGTTTATTAAAATGGGGTTTAATTATTTCTGTTTTTGGTACCGTAATACCGCCATTATTTTATGCCGAAGGCGTGCCGAGAATTGGTACGGCCATTAGTTCCATTTTAAGCGCGGCAGAATTACCAGTTGCGGTAATGATGGCAGGGTTTGTACTGCAAGAGCAGGTTTCATTTTTGAGGTGGGTTGGAGTTGTGGTAATTTTATCGGCGATGGTTTTGCCGAATTTAAAATATCTAAAAAAGAAATAA
- a CDS encoding pyridoxine 5'-phosphate synthase yields the protein MTKLSVNINKIATLRNSRGGNNPDLVKVALDCERFGAQGITVHPRPDERHIRYQDVYDLKAVIATEFNIEGNCKEDKFVDLVLANKPAQVTLVPDAEGQITSNHGWDTIKHKDYLKEMVSVFQKEGIRVSIFVDPVVEMVEGAAETGTDRIELYTEAYAHNYFADREKAIVNYIAAAHHANTLGLGINAGHDLDLHNLHYFAQSIPGLLEVSIGHALISDALYLGLETTVQKYLQQLA from the coding sequence ATGACAAAGTTATCGGTTAACATCAATAAAATTGCTACGCTCCGCAACAGCCGCGGGGGTAATAATCCTGATTTAGTTAAAGTTGCATTAGATTGCGAACGTTTCGGCGCGCAGGGAATTACGGTACACCCACGCCCTGATGAACGCCATATCCGTTACCAGGATGTGTACGATTTAAAAGCCGTTATTGCTACAGAGTTTAATATTGAAGGAAATTGTAAAGAAGATAAATTTGTTGATCTGGTTTTGGCCAACAAACCTGCCCAGGTTACTTTGGTACCCGATGCCGAAGGTCAGATTACCTCTAACCATGGCTGGGATACCATCAAACATAAAGATTACCTGAAAGAAATGGTGAGTGTTTTCCAGAAAGAGGGTATCCGTGTTTCTATTTTTGTTGATCCGGTTGTAGAAATGGTTGAAGGCGCAGCTGAAACCGGAACAGATCGTATCGAGTTATATACAGAGGCCTATGCGCATAATTATTTTGCCGATCGGGAAAAAGCAATTGTTAATTATATCGCGGCTGCCCATCATGCCAATACTCTAGGTTTGGGCATTAATGCCGGCCATGATCTGGATCTGCACAACCTGCATTATTTTGCACAAAGCATCCCGGGTTTATTGGAAGTTTCTATCGGTCATGCTTTAATTAGCGACGCACTTTATTTAGGTTTAGAAACTACCGTTCAGAAATATTTACAACAATTGGCTTAA